The following nucleotide sequence is from Elusimicrobiota bacterium.
TAGCCACTTGGGTACCGCACCGTACTACAAAAGCGGGAGACGGGGCTCGAACCCGCGACATTCTCGTTGGCAACGAGACATTCTACCACTGAATTACTCCCGCATTCACTTATATTGAACTTATATTATTATATTCTTTTCTAACGAAATGTCAATATTGCACATCAAATCGGGGTGACTGGACTTGAACCAGCGGCCTCTTGCTCCCAAAGCAAGCGCTCTAGCCAACTGAGCTACACCCCGTAATTAAAATTATAAGAAAAAATCCTACTAATGTCAAATTTATCTCTATTTAACTAATTGTTTCAACAATATTTGTTTAGCTTTTTTAAATGCAATTGCTCTATGACTTATCTTGTTTTTTTCGGTAGTTATAATTTCAGCAAATGTTTTCTTAAGTTTTGGGGAATAAAACACAGGGTCATAACCGAAACCGTTTGTTCCTTTGGGTTTTTCGGTGATGTAACCCAAAACTGACCCCTCAGCTGTTTTTACTCTACCATCCGGAAACACAATAGCAACTACTGTTTTAAATTTTGCTTTTCTTTTTTTATATGGAACATCCTTAAGAAGTTTTAAAAGTTTTCTATTGTTATCTTCATAACTGCAATTTGAACCTGCAAATCTCGCTGAACGGACACCCGGTTTACCATTTAAAAAATCTACCTCTAACCCGCTATCGTCTGCAAGTGTTAATTCTTTGGTCAATTTATTTATTGTTTTTGCTTTTTTGATAGCATTTTCTTCCAAAGTTTTTCTGTCTTCAACTATTTCCGGAAATCGCTTTAAAGTTACTATTTTAAATCTACTTCCAAGAATTTCCTTTATTTCTCTAATTTTATCTTTATTTTGAGTGGCAAGTACAATTTTATTTTTTAATAACATTTTTTTGTATTTTTATAATTTCCAAAATACCTTTTTTAGCAACAAATAACATCCTTTCAAGATCTCTTTGTGAAAAAGTCGCTTCTTCTCCTGTTCCCTGAATTTCAACAAATCTTCCCGTATCCGTCATAACAACATTCATATCGACATCTGCGCCATTATCTTCTTTAGCACATAAATCCAAAAGAACTTTATCATCAGTAATTCCGACAGATACTGCAGCAATATAATTTTTTATGGGAATTCTTTCAATTAATCCTTCATTCCTCATTTTATTCAAGGCATCATACAGTGTAATAAATGCACCGTTGATTGCAGTAGTTCTGGTTCCACCATCTGCTTGTATAACATCACAATCAAGTAAAACAGATTGTTCTCCTAAAGATTGTAAATCTACAACCGCCCTTAGAGATCTTCCTATCAATCGTTGTATTTCTTGCGTTCTACCAGCCGAAATTGACCGCTGTCGCGAAGTTCTTGTGTTTCCTGCCCGCGGAAGAAGTGAATATTCAGCAGTAACCCAGCCGGTACCGGAATCTTTAAGATGCGGTGGAACTGACCGCTGTATTGTGGCTGCACATAAAACCCTGGTATTTCCGCATTGGATAAGACAAGATGCATCTGCGAATTTTTGAAAATTTCTTATTATTTTCATTTTCCGCAGTTCATCAAATTTTCTTCCGTCTAACCTCATTTTTTATCCTCCACAGATATTTTCTTAACTATTTTTTCTATTCCGGCATTTACGACATCCGAGAGTAATTCTATTGGATAAATCCAGTTGCTCTTTGTCGCCCGCAACTCAACTGATGATTTTATAACTCCGCTCTCAACTTCTACTACCTTTAACGTTACTTGTAATACTGCTCTCGGGTAAATTGTTCTCCCGTATTGTGTAATACTTCCAAAAATCATAGCATCAACATTTGCAAGTTTTCCAAGCTGAACAGCTGTTGCAACATCGGTTATCCCCGTTGCCTGAAATTTTTGCTCGGCAATTATCTTATCAATATTTTCCCGTTCAATGACCTGAAATTTACCGTCCCGCGATAATCCTGCTATTAATTTTTCCTGAATTATTTTTGACGGGTTCTGGTACTTTGCTTTTTCTTTCTCTATTCTTTCATCTTTGAACTCTAAAATAGCAATCTTTTTAATGTTTTGAGAAACCACAACCTTATCAGGTCTCAATACATAACTTGCACATCCAACCAACAAAACACCGGCAACCAGCCCTAACACAAAAACATTTTTACTCATTTCACACCTCCAATATCTCTTACTATTTCCTCGATTTTATTTTTTTTCTCTAATGTCTCCTGCATCTTCTGTTTCACCCTTTCAACTTCTTCAGGGTCTGCTTTTTTAATAAAATTATCATTCGATATTTTAGATTCATAAACTTTTAATTCCTGGTTGATTTTTTGCAGCTGCACCCCTAATCGCTTCTTTTCTACTTCAAAATCTATTTTACCTTCTAAAAGAACAAATATTTCCATATCACCGGTAATTGCCGAAGCGGACAACTCCGGCTTCCGGGTAGTATCTGTAATTTTTATCTCTTTTACTTTTGCCAAGGAAATTATGTGCTGCATATTTTCAGAAATAATATCTTTTGTTTCTCCGGAAGCTTTAATAACAATGTCTACAAAATCCGATAACTTTATATTCATAGCTGAACGAATATTTCTTATTGCAGTAATTATATCTATAACTTTTTGCATTTTTGCTTGGGCGGATAAATCGATGACTTTGTTTTCCGCTTGTGGATATTCCGAAATCATAACGCTTTTATCTTGTTTTTTTATACTTTGATAAATTTCTTCAGTTATAAAAGGCATTATTGGGTGAAGCAGTTTTAATGTTTTTTCTAGAATTTCTATTAAAATTTCCTGCACTATTAATTTCTTGGTTTCATTTTTACCATAAAGCCTGACCTTTGAAAATTCTAAATACCAGTCGCAATATTTTGACCAGATAAATTCATAAAGTAACCGGGATGCTTCTGCTGAATTATAATTTTCTATTGCTGTTGTAACACCTTTTATTGTTAGATTTAATTCTATCAGAATCCATTTGTCCGTCAATTCCAAATCTGCATAATCTGAATTCTTTAAATCGGTAATCTGCGTTTCCATATTCATCAGAATAAATCTTGAAGCATTCCATAACTTATTGGCAAAATTCCTTGCCATGAGAAAATTCTCATCTGATATTTGCATATCTCTTCCTGGAATTCCCTGGAAGGCAAGAGCAAACCGCAGAGCATCGGTTCCATATTTATCCATTATAGTTAAAGGGTCAATTACATTACCTAATGATTTTGACATCTTTTTGCCTTTGGAGTCACGAACTATACCGTGAATATAAACATCACTGTAAGGCACTTCATTTTTAAATTCCAAACCCATCATAATCATTCTTGCTACCCATAAATATAAAATTTCATGACCGGTTACGAGAACGTCAGTTGGATAGTAATATTGCAATTCTTTTGTTTCATCAGGCCAGCCAAAAACGGACATAGGCCAAAGTGCAGAAGAAAACCATGTGTCAAGAACATCCGGGTCCTGAACAAAATCTGATTTACCGCAAATCGAACATTTACCCGGTTGAGTTACCGACGCATAAACACCTTTTGTTTGTTTCGAAACATTAGCAACAAAATATTTATTTTTTTTAAGACCATTTTTAATATTTTCTATAGATTCCCCTTCATTCACTCTTATTTCTATACTAGGGTTAATTCCTTTTTTTTCAGGATTTATTTCAATTATATTACTGCCTGCACAATGTAAACAATACCACAATGGAATTCTATGTCCCCACCATATTTGACGGGAAATACACCAATCTCTTAAATTTTCGAGCCACAGGAGATATGGTTTTGACCATTTTTCCGGAAAGAATTTCGTTTCTTCTTTTCCTGAAGACTCAATTGCATGTCCAGCCATTTCAGACATTTTCATAAACCATTGTTCAGATGTGAACGATTCAACCATAGTATTGCAACGGTAACATCTTTTTTTTGGGCCCGTATAATTTTCTTCTTTTTCTAAAAATTGATTTTTGTTAAGTCGTTCTATTATAATTTTTCTTGCCTCATCCCTGTCTTTACCTACTAAATCGGCAACTTCATTGTTTTTTATTTCTTTTCTATTTAAATCAACTACTATATCGCTTGTAATTCTTGCCTTTTTATCAATGGCGTTAATGTAAATAAGATTATGTTTTTTTGCTATAGCATCATCATTTGAATCGTGCGCAGGTGTTATTTTTACTGCACCGGTACCAAACTTTGGGTCAACCATTTCATCCGCTATAATAGGTATAATACGATTTACCAAAGGAAGAATGGCACTTTTACCAATAAATTTCTTATATCTTTCATCATTTGGATTTATAGCTACAGCAGTGTCACCAAGCATAGTTTCCGGACGTGTCGTTGCTACAGTAATGTAATTGTCAGGTTCATTTTGTATCGGATATTTTATATACCAAAGTTTGCCTTTTTCATCTTCCTGCTCTACTTCACTTTCATTTAGAGCAGTTTCGCACCTCGGACACCAGTCGACAAATCTAGTATCTCGATAAATCAATCCTTTATTGTAAAGTTCTATAAAAGCATAGTTAACTGATTTTGAACGTTTTTCATCCATTGTAAATGAAGTTCTGTCCCAATCGCACGAACATCCCATTTTCTTTAACTGACTCAAAATTGTATTGCTCGTTTTTTGAGCCCAATCTACCATAATTTTAGTAAATTCTTCCCTGCTGAAATCATCCCGTTTTTTGCCGTCTTTTTTTAATTCTTTTTCAATAATATTTTGGGTGGCAATTCCACCGTGGTCAGTCCCCGGGACCCAGCAAGCGTTGAAACCATTCATTCTTTTAAATCGGATAAGTATATCCTGAAGAAGATTGTTCAGGGCATGCCCAATATGTAAAGAACCTGTCACATTAGGCGGAGGAATTACTATTGTAAATGGTTCTTTTTTATCGGGTTCTGAATTGAAAAGTCTTTCTTTCTCCCAATATTTAAGCCATTTTTCTTCAACTTCTTTTGGTTCGTAAATCTTTGAAATTTCCATAATTTCTTTAAACCCAACCGATTTTATGACTTTTTCAGTGGTCTCAATATATCAAATTTTATCCTAAAAATCAATAAAATTCTTGACAAAACAATGAAAATACTTTATACTTGCTTATAGATGATTTTTAGTCGGGTTTTTTTAGCTTTGGAGGATTTATGAAAAAATCAAAATACAAAATGCTAACAATAATGATTGTTCCACATTCAATGGCAAAAACAATCACAATGGACGTTTCTAAAGAGTTTATTGCATCATTGATTTTTATTTTGATAGGTATCGTTGGTTGGGCAGGGTTAATAATTAACAAACAAATTGACTACTGGGCAATGAAAACCGAGAATCAAACTCTTTCAAAAGAAACAGAATATTTTGCTAAAGAAATGCTTCAAGCAAGACAAATGGCTGATAATTTGAGGGAAATGGACAGGGAATTAAAAAAAATGCTTGGACTTAAAAACAAAAAGGCAATCATTTTATCTGGCGGACCTACAGTATCTGAACTTAAAAGAATAACAACATACCTTTCTGAAAAAAAACTAATCATCACCCCCCAGGAATTCAAGCAACACCTATCTGCACTTGAGAATGAGACACAAAGTCTCAATACTGATTTCAAAGAAACGACCAATTTTATAAAAACCGAAAAATCCAGATGGTCAGCAACACCATCATTAATGCCCTGTTATGGAAATATTACTTGTGGTTTTGGTCCAAGAATTCACCCGATAAAAAAGTATAAAGAAATTCATTTGGCAATTGATATCGCTGCCGATAGAGGAACTCCGATAAAATCTTCTGCTGACGGAGAAGTAATCCTTGCTGACTGGCAACCCGGTTATGGAAAATTAGTTGTTATTGAACATGGCTGGGGATATATGACAAGATACGGTCACTGCTCTAAAATTCTTGTCAAACGAGGACAGGAAGTAAAAAAAGGACAAACGATTGCTCTAATCGGCTCTACCGGTTCTGCAACAGCCCCGCATCTTCATTATGAAATCTGGAAAAATGGATTAGCGACAAATCCACAAAGATATTTAACAGAAGCAGCACTAAAATAATAAAGGCATTCATTTGTTCACTTGTTCACACATCAACATATCAACACATGAACACGTGAACGCAGTTTGGTGTTATTCGGGAGCAAAAAGCAATCTTAAAATAAAGACGTTCATCTAAAAAAAGACGTTCACATGTTCATTTGTTCACATTTCAACATGTCAACACATGAACATATGAACGCAATTTGTTGTTGTTCTGGGGGTAAAATGTTTGGGAAAAAGGAGCTTATTGGTAAAGTTGAAACTATTATATCTGAAGGCACGGAAATTAAAGGAGATGTTTCATCAGAAAAAAGTATGCGTATTGATGGACTTGTCGATGGGCATATATTAGAATCTAACGGTGTCATTATTGGTAAAACCGGAAAAATTACAGGAGATGTTAAAGCTGAATTTATTGTTATCGGAGGTGAAGTGTCAGGGAATGTTATAGCAACAGATAATTTAGAATTACTCCCAACTGCAAGGATTTATGGTGATATAAAAGCACAAACGCTTTCAGTACAGGAAGGTGCTATTTTTGAGGGAAAATGCACGATGAACGCAAAAAAAGAAGTTAATAAAGATGTTGATATTGAAAAGACCGAAAAACCAGAAAAGACTGAAAAGCATGTTAAGTAAACAAATAAAAACTCCGCACTCTTTTAGTAATCATACTGAGAGAATGCGGAGTTTTATTTATCTACTATCTACTAAATCATTTAACTACTGCTATCTTCTTACTTGAAGTAAAATCGCCTGCTTTTATCCTAACGATATATACTCCACTTGCTACAATGTCATTTTCGAAATTCCTGCCATCCCACATTGACTGATATTCGCCAACAGCCATATCTTCATCTATAAGCGTTTTCACAAATTCGCCCCTCGCATTATAGATTGTAACAGTAACATGGACCATTTCACCAGATTGATTTGTTTTCCCTCCAATACTGTAATTAACTTTCATTTTCTGCCCACCCATAGTCATGGGATTTATAACAGTATCTTTAGGTCCAATAACAGCTCTTATTCCACGACCTGCTGTAGATGTTGAAATATGCACTGCTGCGTTGTCAAATGTAACAGATATCTGATTAGTCGCTGTTTGACTACTCGTATTAACTGCAACTGCTTTTATTGTATGCGAACCATTGGAGTATGCCTTCGTATCTAATGACCATCCATATGGTACTGATGTATCTATTGATTTTAATACATTATCTACATAGAAACCGACTTGCGTTACAGCTATATCATCTGTCGCATTCGCTGTTACATTAACACTACCGGATACCTTTGCGCCATTAGCAGGACTTGTAATAGATACCGTTGGCGAATTGCCTACTACCGGCGCAACTACGGTTATAGATACAGTTGCTAGATTACTAAATAAATCACCATCCATTGCTTTGAAAGTGAAACTATCTGTCCCTGTATATCCACTCGCTGGTGTGTAGATTAGCTTTGGCGCATTACCTGTCAGTGTTCCATGAGCAGGTTGAGTTATAATGGCGTAGTATATTAACGAATCAGTCTCTGTATCAGTCGCAACCAAGGTTATTGTCTTAGCTGTGTCTTTAGGTGTACTAACACTTTGGTTATACGCCACAGGCGGGTTGTTCGGAGTATTTGACACATCTGGTGCATCTACTTGCCATGTTGCAGTTACTCCTGTTGCTATTGCGTTATTTATATCCTGCGCTTCAAATTTATAGGAGTAATCATTGCCTAATTCCGTTAGTTGTTTTGCATAACTATACACACGACCACTACTATATGCATTGGTGTCAACCGCTGTCATTACAAACGGACT
It contains:
- the rph gene encoding ribonuclease PH, yielding MRLDGRKFDELRKMKIIRNFQKFADASCLIQCGNTRVLCAATIQRSVPPHLKDSGTGWVTAEYSLLPRAGNTRTSRQRSISAGRTQEIQRLIGRSLRAVVDLQSLGEQSVLLDCDVIQADGGTRTTAINGAFITLYDALNKMRNEGLIERIPIKNYIAAVSVGITDDKVLLDLCAKEDNGADVDMNVVMTDTGRFVEIQGTGEEATFSQRDLERMLFVAKKGILEIIKIQKNVIKK
- a CDS encoding M23 family metallopeptidase, which encodes MKKSKYKMLTIMIVPHSMAKTITMDVSKEFIASLIFILIGIVGWAGLIINKQIDYWAMKTENQTLSKETEYFAKEMLQARQMADNLREMDRELKKMLGLKNKKAIILSGGPTVSELKRITTYLSEKKLIITPQEFKQHLSALENETQSLNTDFKETTNFIKTEKSRWSATPSLMPCYGNITCGFGPRIHPIKKYKEIHLAIDIAADRGTPIKSSADGEVILADWQPGYGKLVVIEHGWGYMTRYGHCSKILVKRGQEVKKGQTIALIGSTGSATAPHLHYEIWKNGLATNPQRYLTEAALK
- a CDS encoding polymer-forming cytoskeletal protein; protein product: MFGKKELIGKVETIISEGTEIKGDVSSEKSMRIDGLVDGHILESNGVIIGKTGKITGDVKAEFIVIGGEVSGNVIATDNLELLPTARIYGDIKAQTLSVQEGAIFEGKCTMNAKKEVNKDVDIEKTEKPEKTEKHVK
- a CDS encoding CsgG/HfaB family protein, encoding MSKNVFVLGLVAGVLLVGCASYVLRPDKVVVSQNIKKIAILEFKDERIEKEKAKYQNPSKIIQEKLIAGLSRDGKFQVIERENIDKIIAEQKFQATGITDVATAVQLGKLANVDAMIFGSITQYGRTIYPRAVLQVTLKVVEVESGVIKSSVELRATKSNWIYPIELLSDVVNAGIEKIVKKISVEDKK
- the rdgB gene encoding RdgB/HAM1 family non-canonical purine NTP pyrophosphatase, producing MLLKNKIVLATQNKDKIREIKEILGSRFKIVTLKRFPEIVEDRKTLEENAIKKAKTINKLTKELTLADDSGLEVDFLNGKPGVRSARFAGSNCSYEDNNRKLLKLLKDVPYKKRKAKFKTVVAIVFPDGRVKTAEGSVLGYITEKPKGTNGFGYDPVFYSPKLKKTFAEIITTEKNKISHRAIAFKKAKQILLKQLVK
- a CDS encoding valine--tRNA ligase codes for the protein MEISKIYEPKEVEEKWLKYWEKERLFNSEPDKKEPFTIVIPPPNVTGSLHIGHALNNLLQDILIRFKRMNGFNACWVPGTDHGGIATQNIIEKELKKDGKKRDDFSREEFTKIMVDWAQKTSNTILSQLKKMGCSCDWDRTSFTMDEKRSKSVNYAFIELYNKGLIYRDTRFVDWCPRCETALNESEVEQEDEKGKLWYIKYPIQNEPDNYITVATTRPETMLGDTAVAINPNDERYKKFIGKSAILPLVNRIIPIIADEMVDPKFGTGAVKITPAHDSNDDAIAKKHNLIYINAIDKKARITSDIVVDLNRKEIKNNEVADLVGKDRDEARKIIIERLNKNQFLEKEENYTGPKKRCYRCNTMVESFTSEQWFMKMSEMAGHAIESSGKEETKFFPEKWSKPYLLWLENLRDWCISRQIWWGHRIPLWYCLHCAGSNIIEINPEKKGINPSIEIRVNEGESIENIKNGLKKNKYFVANVSKQTKGVYASVTQPGKCSICGKSDFVQDPDVLDTWFSSALWPMSVFGWPDETKELQYYYPTDVLVTGHEILYLWVARMIMMGLEFKNEVPYSDVYIHGIVRDSKGKKMSKSLGNVIDPLTIMDKYGTDALRFALAFQGIPGRDMQISDENFLMARNFANKLWNASRFILMNMETQITDLKNSDYADLELTDKWILIELNLTIKGVTTAIENYNSAEASRLLYEFIWSKYCDWYLEFSKVRLYGKNETKKLIVQEILIEILEKTLKLLHPIMPFITEEIYQSIKKQDKSVMISEYPQAENKVIDLSAQAKMQKVIDIITAIRNIRSAMNIKLSDFVDIVIKASGETKDIISENMQHIISLAKVKEIKITDTTRKPELSASAITGDMEIFVLLEGKIDFEVEKKRLGVQLQKINQELKVYESKISNDNFIKKADPEEVERVKQKMQETLEKKNKIEEIVRDIGGVK